From a single Maniola hyperantus chromosome 3, iAphHyp1.2, whole genome shotgun sequence genomic region:
- the LOC117996152 gene encoding atrial natriuretic peptide-converting enzyme yields MTFSGNMKESKPRTVKDSWESELGYGWSRSGQRRCRSHRPPESTMSVSSDIRFTRRKLSRSCRGCCAALAALLVLLLLAAVAVYLGHMYLFGDPLNRQTFRGSFVASSWGAQDDRDDATEVKGNSTRDVELRQALYDTYANSELRSCFVAAEILALDNVEKGTRIHFEVSFEPIFTGVTTAEVSTVLTRELQAPYFQRLGVLPATLHIEESSIISSQALKEGDLPITEISTTEIVTFEIEEDLRECSPLTLALCSHLPYNTTTYPNLVGHSSKEAVLRDLVAFRELLDAECSYLAQDFVCQMLQPRCDGDRLVRPCHAYCRAFHAGCGARLPDRLRPHFDCSRFPDYFGPGSCLPEPDCMGGLQRVALSRRACDAVPDCADASDERSCAHCVAAGPGALRCALLPRCLPAHLRCDGTPDCADGSDEAGCLWVTRSLASWKRETAESTLGAVRSRAGYAVWAERGRVGKVCAAPYEADKRALMSLANSLCTVLTYKAAVSAEAVPDGEEEVEEDTTEDTLQERARRETPEYVQIVDPTAPEISFIKTDCPQRRVIKIVCDQLECGLASARGGRSAQGVEGLPRAARPGDWPWHAALFRTHVHACDAVLIHPAWLITTASCFQGQPKAEWTARLGSVRIQSTTPWQQERRIVGMVRSPVEGSMLAMVRLEEPVEMTDFVRPACLPDDGFKADEQSICNTLGWTRNRDQLQRVHVVPTAMNTCENVSIATGNGICAEPLYDQDDCDEEEYAGSSMVCFDEKSKHWSLLGVSGWRIACSKIGLGRPRIYDAVTSHIEWIKRTITNSSS; encoded by the exons CTTGGCTATGGTTGGTCGCGGAGCGGGCAGCGTCGATGTCGCTCGCACCGGCCGCCGGAGTCAACGATGTCGGTGAGCAGTGACATCAGATTCACGCGCCGCAAGCTCAGCCGCTCCTGCCGAGGCTGCTGCGCGGCTCTGGCCGCTCTACTTGTGCTGTTACTGCTGGCTGCCGTCGCTGTTTACCTCGGCC ACATGTACCTGTTTGGGGACCCACTGAACCGGCAAACTTTTCGGGGCTCGTTCGTGGCCTCCTCGTGGGGAGCGCAAGACGACCGTGACGACGCAACCGAGGTCAAAGGGAACAGTACGAGAGATGTAGAGTTGCGACAGGCTCTCTATGACACATACGCAAACTCAGAATTGAGATCCTGCTTTGTCGCGGCTGAAATTCTTGCCTTGGATAA CGTCGAAAAAGGTACTCGAATACATTTCGAAGTATCATTCGAACCCATTTTTACGGGCGTGACCACCGCTGAAGTATCCACCGTATTGACGCGGGAGCTTCAAGCACCCTACTTCCAAAGATTAGGAGTTCTTCCAGCAACATTGCATATTGAG GAAAGCTCAATAATATCTTCACAGGCTTTAAAAGAAGGTGATTTACCAATCACAGAGATATCAACAACTGAGATTGTGACGTTCGAAATCGAAGAGGACCTCCGAGAATGTTCACCATTGACTTTGGCCCTGTGCTCACATCTACCATACAACACCACAACGTATCCAAACCTAGTGGGGCACTCTTCCAAAGAAGCCGTGCTTCGCGATCTCGTCGCTTTTAGAGAGCTATTAGATGCAGAATGCTCCTATCTAGCGCAG GATTTCGTATGCCAAATGCTTCAACCTCGTTGCGATGGGGACAGACTGGTGCGGCCGTGCCACGCGTATTGCCGCGCGTTTCACGCTGGCTGCGGCGCGCGGCTGCCGGACCGACTGCGGCCGCACTTTGACTGCTCCCGCTTCCCTGACTACTTCGGCCCAGGATCTTGTTTACCCGAACCAG ATTGCATGGGTGGTCTACAACGTGTTGCCCTGTCCAGGCGCGCCTGCGACGCGGTTCCGGACTGCGCGGACGCGTCGGACGAGCGCAGCTGCGCGCACTGCGTTGCGGCGGGGCCTGGCGCGCTGCGCTGCGCTCTGCTGCCGCGCTGCCTTCCCGCGCATCTGCGCTGCGATGGCACGCCCGATTGCGCCGATGGCAGTGATGAAGCTGGTTGCT TATGGGTGACTCGTTCCCTGGCGTCGTGGAAGCGTGAAACAGCGGAGTCGACGCTGGGCGCGGTGCGGAGCCGCGCCGGCTACGCGGTGTGGGCGGAGCGCGGCCGCGTCGGCAAGGTCTGCGCCGCGCCCTACGAGGCCGACAAGCGCGCGCTCATGAGCCTCGCCAACTCGCTCTGCACTGTGCTTACTTACAA AGCTGCTGTATCCGCGGAGGCGGTACCTGATGGAGAGGAAGAGGTCGAAGAAGACACCACTGAAGACACTTTACAAGAGAGAGCGAGAAGAGAAACCCCTGAATATGTACAAATAGTCGACCCGACGGCGCCTGagatttcatttattaaaacagaCTGTCCACAGAGGAGGGTCATCAAGATAGTCTGCGATCAGTTAG AATGCGGTTTGGCGTCAGCTCGCGGCGGGCGCTCGGCGCAGGGGGTGGAGGGGCTGCCGCGAGCCGCGCGGCCTGGCGACTGGCCGTGGCACGCCGCGCTCTTCCGCACCCACGTGCACGCCTGCGACGCCGTGCTCATCCATCCCGCCTGGCTTATCACTACGGCCTCCTGTTTCCAG GGTCAACCAAAAGCAGAGTGGACAGCAAGATTAGGCAGTGTACGCATTCAGAGCACTACGCCTTGGCAACAGGAGCGGCGCATCGTGGGTATGGTGCGCTCGCCCGTGGAGGGCAGCATGCTGGCCATGGTACGATTGGAAGAGCCAGTTGAGATGACAGACTTTGTACGCCCCGCTTGCCTGCCCGACGACGGCTTTAAAGCAGATGAACAAAGCATCTGCAATACACTCGGTTGGACAAGAAACAGAGATCAGTTACAAAGAGTACACGTTGTGCCCACAGCAATGAACACATGTGAAAATGTCAGTATAGCGACTGGAAATGGAATATGTGCTGAACCGTTATATGACCAAGATGATTGTGAC GAAGAAGAATATGCTGGAAGTTCAATGGTGTGCTTTGATGAAAAATCTAAACACTGGTCTTTACTAGGGGTCAGTGGATGGCGAATTGCATGCTCGAAAATTGGACTCGGTCGACCTCGTATATACGACGCAGTAACCTCCCATATTGAGTGGATCAAACGAACTATCACCAACTCCTCAAGCTGA